A portion of the Pseudomonas sp. PSE14 genome contains these proteins:
- the panB gene encoding 3-methyl-2-oxobutanoate hydroxymethyltransferase gives MPDVTLTTLQGLKQSGEKIAMLTAYDATFAHVASQAGADVLLIGDSLGMVLQGHDSTLPVTIQDMAYHTSAVKRGNKGSLILTDLPFESGTSLERLLRDSVTVMQAGAHMVKLEGGAWLAEPIVRLAQLGIPVCAHLGLTPQSVNLFGGFKVQGRQENQARQLRADAIALEQAGAAMLLLECVPSALAQEISEAVKIPVIGIGAGAGTDGQVLVMHDMLGLSLTGRAPKFVKNFMEGQPDIASAMVAYVKAVKDGSFPGPEHGFAS, from the coding sequence ATGCCTGATGTCACCCTGACCACCCTGCAAGGTCTCAAGCAAAGCGGCGAGAAGATCGCAATGCTGACCGCCTACGACGCCACCTTCGCGCACGTTGCCAGCCAGGCCGGCGCCGACGTGCTGCTGATCGGTGACTCCCTGGGCATGGTGCTGCAAGGACACGACAGCACGCTCCCGGTCACCATCCAGGACATGGCCTACCACACCTCCGCCGTTAAGCGCGGCAACAAGGGCTCGCTGATCCTCACCGACCTGCCGTTCGAATCGGGTACTTCCCTGGAACGCCTGCTGCGCGACTCGGTAACGGTCATGCAGGCCGGCGCCCACATGGTCAAGCTGGAAGGCGGCGCCTGGCTCGCCGAGCCGATCGTGCGCCTGGCGCAGCTCGGCATTCCGGTATGCGCGCACCTGGGCCTGACCCCGCAGTCGGTCAACCTGTTCGGCGGTTTCAAGGTCCAGGGCCGCCAGGAAAACCAGGCCCGCCAGCTGCGCGCCGACGCCATCGCCCTGGAACAGGCCGGTGCCGCCATGCTGCTGCTGGAGTGCGTTCCGTCGGCGCTGGCCCAGGAAATCAGCGAAGCCGTGAAGATCCCGGTAATCGGCATCGGCGCCGGTGCCGGCACCGACGGCCAGGTGCTGGTGATGCACGACATGCTCGGCCTGTCGCTGACCGGCCGCGCGCCGAAGTTCGTGAAGAACTTCATGGAGGGCCAGCCGGATATCGCTTCGGCCATGGTCGCCTACGTCAAGGCCGTGAAAGACGGCTCCTTCCCCGGCCCGGAGCACGGATTCGCCTCATGA
- the dksA gene encoding RNA polymerase-binding protein DksA, which translates to MPTKAKQQSSQLIRGFEPYQETKGEEYMSDRMRAHFTSILNKWKVELMEEVDRTVHHMQDEAANFPDPADRASQEEEFSLELRARDRERKLIKKIDETLQLIEDNDYGWCDSCGVEIGIRRLEARPTATLCIDCKTLAEIKEKQLGS; encoded by the coding sequence ATGCCCACCAAAGCAAAACAACAGAGCAGCCAACTGATTCGTGGCTTCGAGCCCTACCAGGAAACCAAGGGCGAGGAGTACATGAGCGATCGCATGCGCGCGCACTTCACCTCCATCCTCAACAAATGGAAAGTTGAGCTGATGGAAGAAGTGGACCGCACCGTGCACCACATGCAGGACGAAGCGGCGAACTTCCCGGACCCGGCCGACCGTGCCAGCCAGGAAGAAGAGTTCAGCCTCGAGCTGCGCGCCCGCGACCGCGAGCGCAAGCTGATCAAGAAGATCGACGAGACCCTGCAGCTGATCGAAGACAACGATTATGGCTGGTGCGACTCCTGCGGCGTCGAGATCGGCATCCGCCGTCTGGAAGCCCGCCCCACCGCCACCCTGTGCATCGACTGCAAGACCCTGGCGGAAATCAAGGAAAAGCAGCTGGGCTCCTGA
- the folK gene encoding 2-amino-4-hydroxy-6-hydroxymethyldihydropteridine diphosphokinase, with protein MSERVYLGLGSNLAEPRQQLEAALKALQQLPATTLAGVSPLYASDPLGPPEQPRYVNAVAALDTELEPLALLDALQAIELEQGRVRKDERWGPRTLDLDILLFGDRLIDEPRLCVPHYHMHARAFVLYPLADLAPNLQLPNGKTLPDLLAACPFSGLERLS; from the coding sequence ATGAGCGAGCGTGTCTACCTTGGACTCGGCAGTAACCTCGCCGAGCCGCGCCAGCAGCTCGAGGCGGCGCTGAAGGCCCTTCAGCAACTGCCGGCGACCACGCTGGCGGGAGTCTCTCCTCTCTATGCGAGCGACCCGCTGGGTCCGCCGGAGCAGCCGCGCTACGTCAATGCCGTGGCGGCGCTGGACACCGAACTGGAACCGCTGGCGCTGCTCGACGCCCTGCAAGCCATCGAACTGGAACAGGGCCGGGTGCGCAAGGACGAACGCTGGGGTCCGCGCACGCTGGACCTCGACATCCTGCTGTTCGGCGACCGCCTGATCGACGAACCGCGCCTGTGCGTGCCGCACTACCACATGCACGCCCGCGCCTTCGTGCTCTACCCGCTGGCAGACCTCGCCCCAAATCTGCAACTGCCCAACGGCAAGACGCTGCCCGACCTGCTGGCCGCCTGTCCGTTCTCCGGCCTGGAGCGGCTGTCCTGA
- a CDS encoding polynucleotide adenylyltransferase PcnB, whose translation MLKKLIQSIRSPLRRPRAVRTTPEVIGNHQHSLRRDQFSRNAVNVVERLQKAGYQAYIVGGGVRDPLLGIAPKDFDVATSATPEQVRAEFRNARVIGRRFKLVHVHFGREIIEVATFRANHPQTDDDADSAHASRNEAGRILRDNVYGTLEDDAQRRDFTINALYFDVTGERILDYAHGVHDIRNRLVRLIGDPEQRYLEDPVRMLRAVRFAAKLDFEIEKHSAAPIRRLAHLLNEIPSARLFDEVLKLFLSGKAERTFELLTEYDLFAPLFPASAKALKADPEYAGKLMRQALANTDERIRMGKPVTPAFLFAALLWPALPARALKLQERGMPPIPAMQEAAHELIIEQCKRTAVPKRFTIPIREIWDMQERLPRRQGKKADLLLENPRFRAGYDFLLLRESAGEETGGLGDWWTDYQEASDGERRGMIRNLSSQEESSGAPRKRRRGGANRRRRGPRNSGEGAGNE comes from the coding sequence ATGCTGAAAAAGCTGATCCAGTCCATCCGATCCCCACTGCGCCGTCCGCGCGCCGTCCGCACTACCCCGGAAGTCATTGGCAACCATCAGCATTCGCTGCGGCGGGATCAGTTCAGCAGGAACGCGGTGAATGTCGTGGAACGCCTGCAGAAGGCCGGCTACCAGGCCTACATCGTCGGCGGCGGCGTACGCGATCCGCTGCTGGGCATTGCGCCGAAGGACTTCGACGTCGCCACCAGCGCAACCCCCGAGCAGGTTCGCGCGGAATTCCGCAATGCACGGGTGATCGGTCGCCGCTTCAAGCTGGTCCACGTCCACTTCGGCCGCGAGATCATCGAAGTCGCCACCTTCCGTGCCAATCATCCGCAGACCGATGACGATGCCGACAGCGCCCACGCCTCGCGCAACGAAGCCGGGCGCATCCTGCGCGACAACGTCTACGGCACGCTGGAAGATGACGCGCAACGCCGCGACTTCACCATCAATGCCCTGTATTTCGACGTCACCGGCGAGCGCATCCTCGACTACGCCCACGGCGTGCATGACATCCGCAACCGCCTGGTGCGCCTGATCGGCGATCCGGAGCAGCGTTACCTGGAAGACCCGGTGCGCATGCTGCGCGCCGTACGCTTCGCCGCCAAGCTGGACTTCGAGATCGAGAAGCACAGCGCCGCGCCGATCCGCCGCCTGGCGCACCTGCTCAACGAAATCCCTTCGGCGCGCCTGTTCGACGAAGTGCTCAAACTGTTCCTGAGCGGCAAGGCCGAGCGCACCTTCGAGCTGCTCACCGAGTACGACCTGTTCGCACCACTGTTCCCGGCCAGTGCCAAGGCGCTGAAAGCAGACCCCGAGTACGCCGGCAAACTGATGCGTCAGGCGCTGGCCAACACCGACGAACGCATCCGCATGGGCAAGCCGGTTACGCCGGCCTTCCTGTTCGCCGCGCTACTCTGGCCCGCCCTGCCCGCTCGCGCGCTGAAGCTGCAGGAGCGCGGCATGCCGCCGATCCCTGCGATGCAGGAAGCCGCCCACGAGCTGATCATCGAGCAGTGCAAGCGCACGGCGGTGCCCAAGCGCTTCACCATCCCGATCCGCGAGATCTGGGACATGCAGGAACGCCTGCCGCGCCGACAGGGCAAGAAAGCCGACCTGCTGCTGGAAAACCCGCGCTTCCGCGCCGGCTACGACTTCCTCCTGCTGCGCGAGAGCGCCGGCGAGGAAACCGGCGGCCTGGGCGACTGGTGGACCGACTACCAGGAAGCCAGCGATGGCGAGCGTCGCGGCATGATCCGCAACCTCTCCAGCCAGGAAGAAAGCAGCGGCGCGCCGCGCAAGCGCCGTCGTGGCGGTGCCAATCGCCGTCGTCGCGGTCCGCGTAACAGCGGTGAAGGCGCCGGTAACGAATGA
- a CDS encoding sigma-54 dependent transcriptional regulator, with amino-acid sequence MAHILIVEDETIIRSALRRLLERNQYQVSEAGSVQEAQERYSIPTFDMIVSDLRLPGAPGTELIKLAQGTPVLIMTSYASLRSAVDSMKMGAVDYIAKPFDHDEMLQAVARILKDRQEARNAPAEARGNAKAAERSSGNTAPADGEIGIIGSCPPMQELYTKIRKVAPTDSNVLIQGESGTGKELVARALHNLSKRTKAPLISVNCAAIPETLIESELFGHEKGAFTGASAGRAGLVEAADGGTLFLDEIGELPLEAQARLLRVLQEGEIRRVGSVQSQKVDVRLIAATHRDLKMLAKTGQFREDLYYRLHVISLKLPPLRERGADVMEIARAFLARQCSQMGRPVLSFSHEAEQAIRHYPWPGNVRELENAIERAVILSEGLEIPADLLGIDIELDDLEDDFAEELDARPTNGNASNHEPTEDLSLEDYFQHFVLEHQDHMTETELARKLGISRKCLWERRQRLGIPRRKSGASADS; translated from the coding sequence ATGGCACATATCCTCATCGTCGAAGACGAAACCATCATCCGTTCCGCCCTGCGACGGCTGCTCGAGCGGAACCAGTACCAGGTCAGCGAGGCTGGCTCGGTGCAGGAGGCCCAGGAGCGTTACAGCATCCCGACCTTCGACATGATCGTCAGCGACCTGCGCCTGCCCGGCGCACCCGGCACCGAACTGATCAAGCTGGCCCAGGGCACCCCGGTGCTGATCATGACCAGCTACGCCAGCCTGCGTTCGGCAGTGGACTCGATGAAGATGGGCGCGGTGGACTACATCGCCAAGCCTTTCGACCACGACGAAATGCTCCAGGCCGTGGCGCGCATCCTCAAGGATCGCCAGGAAGCCCGTAACGCCCCGGCGGAAGCCCGCGGTAACGCCAAGGCGGCCGAGCGTAGCAGCGGTAACACCGCCCCGGCGGACGGCGAAATCGGCATCATCGGCTCCTGCCCGCCGATGCAGGAGCTGTACACCAAGATCCGCAAGGTCGCTCCCACCGATTCCAACGTACTGATCCAGGGCGAGTCCGGTACCGGCAAGGAACTGGTCGCCCGCGCCCTGCACAACCTTTCCAAGCGCACCAAGGCACCGTTGATTTCGGTGAACTGCGCGGCGATCCCGGAAACCCTGATCGAATCCGAACTGTTCGGCCACGAGAAGGGTGCGTTTACCGGCGCCAGCGCCGGCCGCGCGGGTCTGGTGGAAGCCGCCGACGGTGGCACCCTGTTCCTCGACGAGATCGGCGAACTGCCGCTGGAAGCCCAGGCGCGCCTGCTGCGCGTACTGCAGGAAGGCGAAATCCGCCGCGTGGGCTCGGTACAGTCGCAGAAGGTCGACGTGCGCCTGATCGCCGCCACCCACCGCGACCTGAAGATGCTGGCCAAGACCGGCCAGTTCCGCGAAGACCTCTATTACCGCCTGCACGTCATCTCGCTGAAGCTGCCGCCGCTACGCGAGCGTGGCGCGGACGTCATGGAGATCGCACGCGCCTTCCTGGCGCGCCAGTGCTCCCAGATGGGGCGCCCGGTGCTGAGCTTCTCCCACGAAGCCGAACAGGCCATCCGCCACTACCCGTGGCCGGGTAACGTGCGCGAGCTGGAGAACGCCATCGAGCGCGCGGTGATTCTCAGCGAAGGCCTGGAGATTCCGGCCGACCTGCTGGGCATCGACATCGAACTGGACGATCTGGAAGACGACTTCGCGGAAGAGCTCGACGCCCGCCCGACCAACGGCAACGCCAGCAACCACGAGCCCACCGAGGACCTGTCGCTGGAAGATTACTTCCAACACTTCGTCCTCGAACACCAGGATCACATGACCGAAACCGAGCTGGCCCGCAAGCTGGGGATCAGCCGCAAATGCCTGTGGGAACGTCGCCAGCGCCTGGGTATCCCGCGCCGCAAATCGGGTGCGTCGGCGGACTCGTAA
- the panC gene encoding pantoate--beta-alanine ligase yields the protein MNTVKTVRELRAAVARARSEGKRIALVPTMGNLHAGHAALVTKASQRADFVVASIFVNPLQFGPSEDLDKYPRTLAADQEKLLNAGCHLLFAPTVEEMYPDGMDGQTRLHVTGVSEGLCGGSRPGHFDGVATVVCKLFNMVQPDMALFGEKDFQQLAVIRKLVRDLNLPVQIFGEPTVRAEDGLALSSRNGYLNDDQRATAPVLYRTLKQLAEQVRGGARDYAALLAEGRQQIEQAGLRIDYLEIRESAGLRPATAEDRQLVILVAAFLGTTRLIDNLAFHID from the coding sequence ATGAACACGGTAAAAACAGTCCGCGAGCTGCGTGCCGCGGTGGCCCGCGCCCGCAGTGAAGGCAAGCGCATCGCGCTGGTCCCGACCATGGGCAACCTCCACGCCGGTCACGCCGCGCTGGTGACCAAGGCCAGCCAGCGCGCCGATTTCGTCGTTGCCAGCATCTTCGTCAACCCGCTGCAGTTCGGCCCCAGCGAAGACCTGGACAAGTACCCGCGCACCCTCGCCGCCGACCAGGAGAAATTGCTCAACGCCGGCTGCCACCTGCTGTTCGCGCCGACCGTCGAGGAGATGTACCCCGACGGCATGGACGGCCAGACCCGCCTGCACGTGACCGGCGTCTCCGAAGGCCTGTGCGGCGGCAGCCGTCCTGGGCACTTCGATGGCGTCGCCACCGTGGTGTGCAAGCTGTTCAACATGGTCCAGCCGGACATGGCGTTGTTCGGCGAGAAAGACTTCCAGCAGTTGGCGGTGATTCGCAAGCTGGTGCGCGACCTGAACCTGCCGGTGCAGATCTTCGGCGAGCCGACCGTGCGCGCCGAGGACGGCCTGGCGCTGTCCTCGCGCAATGGCTACCTGAACGATGACCAACGCGCTACCGCGCCGGTGCTCTACCGCACCCTGAAACAGCTCGCCGAGCAGGTTCGTGGCGGTGCGCGTGATTACGCAGCGCTGCTCGCCGAAGGGCGCCAGCAGATCGAACAGGCCGGCCTGCGCATCGACTACCTGGAAATCCGCGAATCGGCCGGGCTGCGTCCGGCAACGGCAGAAGATCGTCAGTTGGTGATCCTGGTGGCGGCCTTCCTCGGCACCACTCGCCTGATCGACAATCTCGCCTTCCACATCGACTAA
- the gluQRS gene encoding tRNA glutamyl-Q(34) synthetase GluQRS: MPASRYVGRFAPTPSGYLHFGSLVAAVASYLDARAVGGKWLVRMEDLDPPREMPGAQAAILETLERYGFEWDGPVERQSERGDAYAAQVEQWLRSGLAYACTCSRKQLEGTGGIYPGTCRDAQHDWHGDIAIRIRVPELEYRFTDRLQGEFRQHLGREVGDFIIRRRDGLFAYQLAVVLDDAWQGVTDIVRGADLLDNTPRQLYLQELLGIAAPCYLHVPLIIQPDGHKLGKSYRSPPLEADQAAPLLVRALKALGQNPPADLLQATPRDVLAWGIANWDATAIPRSLTLEDARL; the protein is encoded by the coding sequence ATGCCCGCCTCCCGCTACGTCGGACGTTTCGCCCCCACGCCCAGCGGCTACCTGCATTTCGGTTCGCTGGTGGCCGCCGTCGCGTCCTACCTGGACGCGCGCGCAGTGGGCGGCAAATGGCTGGTGCGCATGGAAGACCTCGACCCGCCGCGAGAGATGCCCGGCGCCCAGGCAGCGATCCTGGAGACCCTCGAACGCTACGGCTTCGAATGGGACGGCCCGGTGGAACGCCAGAGCGAGCGCGGCGATGCCTACGCCGCGCAGGTCGAGCAATGGCTGCGCAGCGGCCTGGCCTACGCCTGCACCTGCTCGCGCAAGCAGCTCGAAGGCACCGGCGGCATCTATCCCGGCACCTGCCGCGACGCCCAGCACGACTGGCACGGCGACATCGCCATTCGCATCCGCGTGCCGGAACTGGAATACCGCTTCACCGATCGCCTGCAGGGCGAGTTCCGCCAGCACCTGGGCCGCGAAGTGGGCGACTTCATCATCCGCCGCCGCGACGGGCTGTTCGCCTATCAGCTGGCCGTGGTGCTGGACGATGCCTGGCAAGGCGTGACCGATATCGTTCGCGGCGCCGACCTGCTGGACAACACCCCGCGCCAGCTCTACCTGCAGGAACTGCTCGGCATCGCCGCGCCGTGTTACCTGCACGTACCGCTGATCATCCAGCCCGATGGCCACAAGCTGGGCAAGTCCTACCGCTCGCCGCCGCTGGAAGCCGACCAGGCCGCTCCGTTGCTGGTACGCGCCCTGAAAGCGCTGGGCCAGAATCCGCCCGCCGATCTGTTGCAGGCCACGCCACGCGACGTGCTCGCCTGGGGCATCGCAAACTGGGACGCGACCGCCATCCCCCGCAGCCTGACGCTGGAAGACGCGCGCCTCTAG
- a CDS encoding pyridoxal phosphate-dependent aminotransferase, which translates to MATSFSARSRAIEPFHVMALLARANELQAAGHDVIHLEIGEPDFTTAAPIIAAGQAALAAGHTRYTAARGIPALREAIAGFYAERYRLSIDPQRILITPGGSGALLLASSLLVDPGKHWLLADPGYPCNRHFLRLVEGAAQLVPVGPESRYQLTPDLIERHWDHDSVGALAASPANPTGTVLHRDELAALSSALKARGGHLVVDEIYHGLTYGMDATSVLEVDNDAFVLNSFSKYFGMTGWRLGWLVAPTDAVGELEKLAQNLYISAPSMAQHAALACFEPETLAIFEERRAEFARRRDYLLPALRELGFSIAVEPEGAFYLYADISAFGGDAYAFCQHFIETEHVAFTPGVDFGRYQASHHVRFAYTQSVERLQQAVERIARGLKSWRP; encoded by the coding sequence ATGGCTACTTCCTTCAGTGCACGCAGCCGCGCCATCGAGCCCTTCCACGTCATGGCGCTGCTGGCGCGCGCCAACGAGTTGCAGGCCGCGGGCCATGACGTCATACACCTGGAAATCGGCGAGCCGGATTTCACCACCGCCGCGCCGATCATCGCCGCAGGCCAGGCCGCGCTCGCCGCAGGACATACCCGCTACACCGCCGCCCGGGGCATACCGGCGCTGCGCGAGGCCATCGCCGGCTTCTACGCCGAGCGCTATCGCCTGTCGATCGACCCGCAACGCATCCTGATTACGCCCGGTGGCTCCGGCGCGCTGCTGCTTGCCAGCAGCCTGCTGGTGGACCCGGGCAAGCACTGGCTGCTGGCCGATCCGGGCTATCCGTGCAATCGCCACTTCCTGCGCCTGGTCGAAGGCGCCGCACAGCTGGTGCCGGTGGGGCCGGAGAGCCGCTACCAGCTCACGCCCGACCTCATCGAGCGGCACTGGGATCATGACAGTGTAGGCGCTCTGGCGGCATCGCCGGCGAATCCTACGGGCACCGTGTTGCACCGGGATGAACTGGCCGCGTTGTCCTCCGCGTTGAAGGCGCGCGGCGGCCATCTGGTGGTCGATGAGATCTACCACGGCCTGACCTACGGCATGGACGCCACCAGTGTGCTGGAAGTGGATAATGATGCCTTCGTGCTCAACAGCTTCTCCAAGTATTTCGGCATGACCGGCTGGCGCCTGGGCTGGCTGGTGGCGCCGACCGACGCGGTGGGTGAGCTGGAGAAGCTGGCGCAGAACCTCTACATCAGCGCGCCGAGCATGGCCCAGCATGCCGCGCTGGCCTGCTTCGAGCCGGAAACCCTGGCGATCTTCGAGGAGCGCCGTGCCGAGTTCGCTCGTCGCCGCGACTACCTTCTGCCGGCGCTGCGGGAACTGGGCTTCAGCATCGCGGTGGAGCCGGAGGGTGCCTTCTATCTGTACGCGGATATCAGCGCCTTTGGCGGCGATGCCTATGCGTTCTGCCAGCACTTCATCGAAACCGAGCACGTCGCCTTCACCCCGGGGGTGGACTTCGGCCGCTACCAGGCCTCGCACCATGTGCGCTTCGCCTACACCCAGAGCGTCGAGCGCCTGCAGCAGGCGGTGGAGCGCATCGCCCGTGGCTTGAAGAGCTGGCGTCCCTGA
- a CDS encoding sensor histidine kinase translates to MLTSFSLTQLILISASYLMVLFGVAWITERGFVPRWLVRHPLIYTLSLGVYASAWAFYGTVGLAYQYGYGFLAIYLGVSGAFLLAPVLLYPILRITRAYQLSSLADLFAFRFRSTWAGALTTVFMLIGVLPMLALQIQAVTDSISILTRESEPNRAALAFCALITLFAILFGARHIATRERHEGLVMAIAFESLVKLVALGAIGLFALYGVFGGPDGLEVWLLQNQEALSTLHTPLAEGPWRTLLLVFFASAIVMPHMFHMTFTENLNPRALLSASWGLPLFLLPMSLAVPPILWAGLHLGASTNPEYFTLGLGISVDSPALALTAFIGGISAASGLIIVMTLALSGMVLNHLVLPLYQPPAEGNIYRWLKWTRRALIAAIIMAGYAFYLLLGAEQDLSNLGIVSFVATLQFLPGALAVLYWPTANRRGFIAGLVAGMLVWGMTMLTPLMANLQSIYVPLFDSLYVLDDTTWHLAALASLAANVLVFTLVSLFTEASDEEKGAAEACAVDNVRRPQRRELIAVSPQEFASQLSKPLGAKTAQREVEQALRDLHLPFDERRPYALRRLRDRIEANLSGLMGPSVAQDMVETFLPYKASSESYVTEDIHFIESRLEDYHSRLTGLAAELDTLRRYHRQTLQDLPMGVCSLAKDQEILMWNRAIEDLTGVSAQRVVGSRLAALPDPWKGLLEGFIEAPDEHLHKQRLSIEGQTRWLNLHKAAIEEPLAPGNSGLVLLVEDLTETQSLEDKLIHSERLASIGRLAAGVAHEIGNPITGIACLAQNLREEREGDSELTEISGQILEQTKRVSRIVQSLMSFAHAGGKQVAAEPVCLADVAQEAIGLLSLNKRSVDVQFFNLCDPAHWVEGDSQRLAQVLINLLSNARDASPSNGAIRVRTEAQEQTVDLIVEDEGSGIPKSIIERLFEPFFTTKDPGKGTGLGLALVYSIVEEHYGQITIDSPADPERECGTRISVTLPRHPGPTAEQ, encoded by the coding sequence ATGCTGACGAGCTTTAGCCTTACCCAGCTGATCCTGATCAGCGCCTCCTACCTGATGGTTCTCTTCGGTGTCGCCTGGATCACCGAGCGTGGCTTCGTGCCCCGCTGGCTGGTGCGCCATCCGTTGATCTACACCCTGTCGCTGGGTGTGTACGCCAGCGCCTGGGCCTTCTACGGCACGGTCGGCCTCGCCTACCAGTACGGCTACGGCTTCCTGGCGATCTACCTGGGCGTCTCCGGCGCCTTCCTGCTGGCGCCGGTGCTGCTCTACCCGATCCTGCGCATCACCCGCGCCTACCAGCTGTCTTCGCTGGCCGACCTGTTCGCCTTCCGCTTCCGCAGCACCTGGGCCGGCGCTCTGACCACGGTGTTCATGCTGATCGGCGTGCTGCCGATGCTGGCATTGCAGATCCAGGCGGTGACCGACTCGATCAGCATCCTCACCCGCGAGTCCGAGCCCAACCGCGCGGCACTGGCGTTCTGCGCACTGATCACCCTGTTCGCCATCCTCTTCGGTGCGCGCCACATCGCCACCCGTGAGCGCCATGAAGGGCTGGTAATGGCGATCGCCTTCGAGTCGCTGGTCAAGCTGGTGGCGCTGGGCGCCATCGGCCTGTTCGCCCTCTACGGCGTGTTCGGCGGGCCGGATGGCCTGGAAGTCTGGCTGCTGCAGAACCAGGAAGCCCTGAGCACCCTGCACACGCCGCTGGCCGAGGGACCGTGGCGCACGCTGCTGCTGGTGTTCTTCGCCTCGGCCATCGTGATGCCGCACATGTTCCACATGACCTTCACCGAGAACCTCAACCCGCGCGCGCTGCTCAGCGCCAGCTGGGGACTGCCGCTGTTCCTGCTGCCGATGAGCCTGGCAGTGCCGCCAATCCTCTGGGCCGGCCTGCACCTGGGCGCCTCGACCAACCCGGAATACTTCACCCTCGGCCTGGGTATCTCGGTGGACAGCCCGGCCCTGGCGCTCACCGCCTTCATCGGCGGCATCTCCGCCGCCAGCGGCCTGATCATCGTGATGACCCTGGCGCTCTCGGGCATGGTGCTCAACCACCTGGTGCTGCCGCTCTACCAGCCGCCAGCCGAAGGCAACATCTACCGCTGGCTGAAGTGGACCCGCCGCGCACTGATCGCCGCGATCATCATGGCCGGCTATGCCTTCTACCTGCTGCTGGGCGCCGAGCAGGACCTGTCGAACTTAGGGATAGTCTCCTTCGTCGCCACCCTGCAGTTCCTCCCCGGCGCGCTGGCCGTGCTCTACTGGCCGACCGCCAACCGTCGCGGCTTCATCGCCGGCCTGGTGGCCGGCATGCTGGTGTGGGGCATGACCATGCTCACCCCGCTGATGGCGAACCTGCAGAGCATCTACGTGCCGCTGTTCGATTCGCTCTACGTGCTCGACGACACCACCTGGCATCTCGCGGCGCTGGCCTCGCTGGCCGCCAACGTGCTGGTGTTCACCCTGGTCTCGCTGTTCACCGAGGCCAGCGACGAGGAAAAGGGCGCCGCCGAAGCCTGTGCAGTGGACAATGTCCGCCGCCCGCAACGTCGCGAGCTGATCGCCGTCTCCCCGCAGGAGTTCGCCAGCCAGTTGTCCAAGCCACTGGGCGCCAAAACCGCCCAGCGCGAGGTGGAGCAAGCCCTGCGCGACCTGCACCTGCCCTTCGACGAGCGCCGTCCCTATGCCCTGCGCCGCCTGCGCGATCGCATCGAAGCCAACCTCTCCGGCCTGATGGGCCCGAGCGTGGCGCAGGACATGGTGGAAACCTTCCTGCCCTATAAAGCCAGCAGCGAAAGCTACGTTACCGAGGACATCCACTTCATCGAGAGCCGCCTGGAGGACTATCACTCCCGGCTCACCGGCCTGGCCGCCGAACTGGACACCCTGCGTCGCTACCATCGGCAGACCCTGCAGGATCTGCCAATGGGCGTGTGTTCGCTGGCCAAGGACCAGGAAATCCTCATGTGGAACCGCGCCATCGAAGACCTCACCGGGGTCAGCGCGCAACGCGTGGTCGGCTCGCGCCTGGCCGCCCTGCCGGATCCCTGGAAGGGGCTTCTGGAAGGCTTCATCGAAGCGCCGGACGAACACCTGCACAAACAACGCCTGTCCATCGAGGGCCAGACCCGCTGGCTGAACCTGCACAAGGCGGCGATCGAGGAGCCCCTCGCGCCCGGTAACAGTGGCCTGGTGCTGCTGGTGGAAGACCTCACCGAGACCCAGTCCCTGGAAGACAAGCTGATCCACTCCGAGCGCCTGGCCTCCATCGGCCGCCTGGCCGCCGGCGTCGCCCACGAGATCGGCAACCCGATCACCGGCATCGCCTGCCTCGCGCAGAACCTGCGCGAAGAACGCGAGGGCGACAGCGAGCTGACCGAGATCAGCGGACAGATCCTCGAACAGACCAAGCGCGTGTCGCGCATCGTGCAGTCGCTGATGAGCTTCGCTCATGCCGGCGGCAAGCAGGTGGCGGCCGAGCCGGTGTGCCTGGCCGACGTCGCCCAGGAAGCCATCGGCCTGCTGTCGCTGAACAAGCGCAGCGTCGACGTGCAGTTCTTCAACCTGTGCGATCCGGCGCACTGGGTCGAAGGCGATTCCCAGCGCCTGGCCCAGGTCCTGATCAACCTGCTCTCCAACGCCCGCGACGCCTCGCCGTCCAATGGCGCGATCCGCGTACGCACCGAGGCTCAGGAGCAAACCGTCGACCTGATCGTCGAGGACGAAGGCAGCGGGATTCCCAAGTCGATCATCGAGCGCCTGTTCGAGCCCTTCTTCACGACCAAGGACCCCGGCAAGGGGACCGGCCTGGGCCTCGCACTGGTCTATTCGATCGTGGAAGAGCATTATGGGCAAATCACCATAGACAGCCCGGCTGACCCCGAACGCGAATGCGGCACCCGCATCAGCGTCACTTTGCCGCGGCATCCTGGCCCGACGGCCGAGCAGTAA